One Cryptomeria japonica chromosome 9, Sugi_1.0, whole genome shotgun sequence genomic window carries:
- the LOC131074531 gene encoding laccase-12-like, with amino-acid sequence MYAGTAKFPVRKGKTYLLRIVNAAVYNHLFLKVASHNLTVVAMDASYTKPYTTDILMLTSGQTIDVLLTANQAEAKYYMAAKVYTIQSEANIDNTTTTAILSYVGSKSSTTPILPEYNDTATVTNFREASGGRSPNHRRQ; translated from the coding sequence ATGTATGCAGGAACAGCAAAGTTCCCTGTACGTAAGGGAAAAACCTATCTTCTTCGTATCGTCAATGCTGCAGTCTATAATCACCTCTTTCTCAAGGTTGCATCACACAATCTGACAGTGGTAGCAATGGATGCCTCTTACACAAAACCATACACAACGGACATACTGATGTTAACATCTGGTCAGACTATAGACGTTCTTCTCACGGCCAATCAAGCCGAAGCCAAATACTATATGGCCGCCAAAGTATACACTATTCAATCTGAAGCAAATATTGATAACACCACAACAACCGCCATTCTAAGCTACGTTGGCTCTAAATCATCTACCACTCCAATCCTTCCAGAATACAACGACACTGCAACTGTGACAAACTTTAGAGAAGCATCCGGTGGACGTTCCCCAAACCATAGACGACAGTAG
- the LOC131074482 gene encoding laccase-12-like, producing the protein MSSTLAVCNTLIMSKCYSARFMVVLFTCIVSLDSLAWANLHTYKFVLEETNITRLCENYTIVTVNGQLPGPTLHVRNGDTLNVTVYNKAKHNATIHWHGVRQIRTAWADGPGYITQCPIQPGGKFTYTFTIIDQEGTLWWHAHVSWLRATVHGAMVIYPKRENPYPFTHPHAEFPIVLGEWWKRDPIEVEEEAKLSGGAPNVSDAFTINGQPGDLYNCSSSETTKFSVRKEKTYLLRIVNAAVNNHLFFRIASHNLTVVAVDASYTKPYTTDILVLSSGQTADVLLTANQAKAKYYMAAKLYTTQGFYDNTTTTAILSYRGSNSSATPILPDLPEYNDTAIVTNFSRALRSLASHEYPVDVPQTIDDSSLITVGLGLTPCETSGNCSGPNNTRVSASMNNISFVLPDIAVLQAYYLNISDVYTTDFPSNPPIEYNYNGDVDRTLWAPISGTRVKVIEYNATVQIVFQATNIFQADNHPMHIHGYDFYVVGEGFSNYDNETDPSSFNLVDPPQRNTVGVPVNGWTAVRFKANNPGVWFVHCHFDDHVTWGLSMVFLVMNGPTESESLKAPPNNLPEC; encoded by the exons ATGAGCAGCACTTTAGCTGTTTGTAATACATTAATCATGTCAAAATGTTACTCGGCAAGGTTTATGGTAGTGCTGTTTACATGCATTGTCTCACTTGATTCTCTAGCATGGGCAAACCTGCATACCTACAAATTTGTT CTTGAAGAGACAAATATTACTCGGCTATGTGAGAATTATACCATAGTCACAGTTAATGGACAGCTTCCGGGTCCAACTCTGCATGTCCGAAATGGGGACACACTTAATGTTACAGTTTATAACAAAGCAAAGCACAACGCCACCATCCACtg GCATGGAGTGAGACAGATTCGCACAGCATGGGCTGATGGACCTGGGTATATTACACAGTGCCCCATCCAACCAGGGGGGAAATTTACATACACCTTCACCATTATTGATCAGGAAGGAACGTTATGGTGGCATGCCCATGTGTCATGGCTACGTGCAACAGTTCATGGAGCTATGGTTATCTATCCAAAGAGGGAAAACCCCTATCCGTTTACCCACCCACATGCTGAGTTTCCTATAGTGCTAG GGGAGTGGTGGAAGCGTGATCCCATCGAAGTCGAAGAGGAAGCAAAACTGAGTGGAGGTGCACCGAATGTTTCAGACGCTTTCACCATAAATGGACAGCCAGGCGACCTCTATAACTGCTCAAGCTCAG AAACAACAAAGTTCTCTGTACGGAAGGAAAAAACCTATCTTCTTCGCATCGTCAATGCTGCAGTCAATAATCACCTCTTTTTCAGGATCGCGTCACACAATCTGACAGTGGTAGCCGTGGATGCGTCCTACACAAAGCCATACACAACAGACATTCTGGTTTTATCATCTGGTCAGACTGCAGACGTTCTTCTCACAGCCAATCAAGCGAAAGCCAAATATTATATGGCCGCCAAATTATACACTACTCAAGGATTCTATGATAACACCACAACAACTGCCATTCTAAGCTACAGGGGCTCTAATTCATCTGCCACTCCAATCCTTCCAGACCTTCCAGAATACAACGACACTGCAATTGTGACCAACTTTAGCCGAGCCTTGCGAAGCTTGGCTTCACATGAGTATCCGGTGGACGTTCCCCAAACCATAGACGACAGTAGCCTGATAACCGTAGGACTCGGTTTAACTCCTTGTGAAACCAGCGGTAACTGTAGCGGCCCTAACAATACCAGAGTGAGTGCCAGTATGAACAATATATCTTTTGTGCTACCAGATATCGCCGTTCTGCAAGCCTACTACTTAAACATATCAGATGTTTATACCACCGACTTTCCTTCCAATCCACCCATTGAGTATAATTATAACGGCGATGTAGACAGAACTCTGTGGGCTCCGATTTCTGGAACAAGGGTGAAAGTGATTGAATATAATGCCACAGTTCAGATTGTGTTCCAGGCAACGAACATCTTCCAAGCAGACAACCATCCAATGCATATTCATGGATATGACTTTTATGTTGTAGGAGAAGGTTTTTCTAATTATGATAATGAAACAGATCCGAGCTCTTTTAATCTGGTCGATCCGCCTCAACGAAATACTGTAGGAGTTCCTGTCAATGGATGGACTGCTGTCAGATTCAAAGCTAACAATCCAG GTGTTTGGTTCGTGCATTGTCACTTTGATGATCATGTAACATGGGGGCTGAGCATGGTGTTTCTAGTGATGAACGGCCCCACTGAGTCCGAGAGTTTGAAGGCTCCTCCTAATAACCTCCCGGAATGCTAG